The Deltaproteobacteria bacterium genomic interval GCGCCGAGCGCGACTTCCTGGATCAGGTCGAGCTGCTCGTCGTTCGGCCAGAACGAGAGCCAGCGGTCGGCGTCCTCGTCGAGCCAGCCGCCGCGCCAGTGGCGGTAGCCCCAGTTGCCGCCACCCACGCTCCAGAACACGCCGTGCGCGTCGTGCGAGTCGTTGATCAGCGCGCTGATCGGGCCGGTGTCGTCGTAGTAGCTGGTGTTGAACCAGTTCACCGACAGGTTCGCGATGCGGATGCCGTTCGTGTGCACGTAGTCGACGGCGTTCTCGAAGTCCACGTCGTCGTCGAACAGGATCAGGTGCAGGCGCGCGCCGGGCGCCATGTCGGCGACCTGCTCCGCGACCGCGGTTCCGTGCGAGGTGACGGCCTCGATCCCGGCTCCGACCAGATCGACGGGGATTGCATTCGCGGGGATCTCGCCCGCGGTCTTGGCTTCGGCCAGGCGCCAGAAGCCGAGGTCGAGCACGGCCACGTCGACGCCCGCGCCGGTGTGGCCGCTCGACTGCAGCGCGGAGCCGCCGGTCAGGCCGACCGCCTCGGACACGCGCGGGCCCGCGCCGTCGACGGGAATCGGGCGCAGCGGGAAGCGCAGCGCATCGATCCCGGCCAGCTCGGCCACGCGCGCGAGCGCCGCGGGCGGCCCGGCGATGCGCACGCGCGAGCGCGAGCGGCCGTCGATCCGCGCGCCGAGCTCGCGGATGCGCGCCAGCGGCAGGTCGTCCACCGAGCGCCCGATGCCGGGCTCGGCGATCACGCGCAGCTCGCCCGCCCGCGCCCGCGAGCTCGACGCCTGCGCGCGCAGCGCCGCCTGCGCCGCGGCCGGCTCGGCCAGCGCGCGCGCGAGCGCAGGCTCGACGCGGGGTCGGCGCGCCTCCTGCGCATGGCTTGCGCCCGCGAGAACCCACGCGAGAAGCGCGAGCGCCACCAGCCACGCATGGCGGAGAGGGAGGGATTCGAACCCCCGGACGCCATTGCGCCTGCGGTTTTCAAGACCGCCGCCTTCGACCACTCGGCCACCTCTCCGCATGAACCCCGCAGCTTAACCTGAATGGGCCGGATCCGATCCCCGTGCGACGCGACCGGGGTCGGGATCAGCCCGTCGACGCCCGCGCGATGCGGTGCGATCCCTGCGGGTAGCGGCGGCCGCCGAAGTCGAACGGCACGGGGCTCTCGACCGCGATCGAGCTCGCGCGGACGTCGACGGAGATCGGCCCGGCGGGGCATGGCGCCGAGCCGCGCGCCCACTCGAGCGGGCCGAGCTCGGGCGCGATGCTCGCTACGGCGAAGCCCGGCTCGGCCGGCGTGATGCCGAGCACGCGCTGGACCAGGTCGCGGGTCGGCGTCGCGGACCAGCCGTGGCTCACGGTGCCGCCGGCCCAGCACTCGGTGAACGACGTGGAGCAGCGCTTCATCGCCCAGCGATCCCAGTCCAGTAGCTGCGCCGGGATCAGGTCCGCGCGCCCGGCCGCGGCCAGCGCGTCGTGCACCACGTAGCGGAAGAACGGCTGCGCGCGCACGACCTGCCGCTCGACGTCCCACCACGGCGGCGGGACCGGCCCGCGCCGCGTGTAGGCGCCGATCGCGATCTCGCTGTTCGGCTCGGCCGGCCCGTCGGCCTTGTCGAAGATCGCGTGCACGAGGCTCGCCTCGTCGGTCATCGCGGCGACCACGCGCGCCACGCGCGCGTCCGGCACGAGGCCGCCGACGAGCGCCGCGGCCTGCGTGTGCTGCGAGACCATCGGCAGGCGCTCGCCGCGGTCCAGCGAGTCGACGTAGCGGCCGCGCCGCCCATCCCAGAGGCGCTCGAAGCCGCGCGCGAGCGCCGCATGCCGCGCGAGCGCCCAGCGCGCGCGCCCGGCGTCGCCCGCCCACGCCGCCATCTCCGCGAACTCGAGCAGCGCGCGCGCCAGCAGCCCGTTCAGCGCGCCGCACACGCCCTGCGTGTAGACGGCCGACCAGTCGATCAGCACCCAGCCGAACACGTCGATCGCGCAGCCCTGCTCGTCGAGGAACGGCTCGAACCAGCGCAGCACGCCCTCCACCACCGGCAGCAGGCGCGCGATCTCGTCGTGGCTGCCCACGTAGCGGTACAGGTTGTGCACCGAGTGCACCCAGTGCAGCGCCCAGTCCGGTATGACCGTGACGTCGATCTGCTCCAGATCGCCCGCGACCGCCATCGGCAGCATCCCGTCCGGCCGCGGCGACGCGGTGAGCGCGGGATGCCAGCGCGCGAGGCGCCAATCGGCGTTCGTGGTCAGGTCCACCATCTGGTGTACGACGGAGTCGCCGGTCCAGGCGCGCTGCTCGCGCGTCGGGCAATCGACGTAGCTGTCGAGTGAGCAGATCGTGACCGTGCGCCGGCCCACCGCGTAGAGCGCGTCGAGCCGCGCGTCGCTGCACTGGAAGAACGCGCCGCCCGCGACCGGATACAGCCGCTCGCGGATGCGCGCCGAGTGGACGACCGCGCCGGGTGGCGAGTCGATCTCGATGCCGCGCCCCCCGTACAGGTCGAGGGACTCGCAGACGCGGCGCGTTCCGTCGCCGACGAAAGCCACCGAGACCGCCGAGTCGCGCGGATCGACGGCGCCGCTCTCCACCCGCTCCGAGACGTGCGCGGTGAGCGTCTCGCCGGCGGGGATCTGCGCGTCGAGCAGCAGCGTGCCGACCACGACGCGCTGCCCGTCCGCCTCGACCGGCTCGCCGCCCGGGTAGGCGATCGGGCGCTCGGCGAGCGGGCCGCCCGGGTACGAGGGCGGGTGCACGGTGCTGGTGTCGGCCCAGGACATCGCGCGTCGCGCGACCGCGCGCGGCCAGCCGGGATCGGCGCCGCCCGGCGCGCACCAGTCGGCCGGCAGGCTGCGCAGGTCGACGAGCTCGGTTCCGCGGCCACCGATGCCGCCGCCGGGCGGAGTCTCGCCCCAGCCGTCGAGGACGCGCGCGCTCCAGCTCTCGTCGCTGGCGAGCCACTCACCGCCCACTCGTGCCTCGAACACGAACGCGCCGAAGCGCAGGTCGCTGCCGGCGGGCGGCGGCAGGAACCACGCGTTCGCGCCGCCGTAGCGCCAGGCGAGCACGCCGATCACGTTCTCGCCCTCGCGCAGGTGGGGCGCCAGGTCGACCACGTCGTACGGCTGCCGGCGCGGGTTCGCGCGCACCGGGCCGCGCGCGAGCTCGCGGCCGTTCACGTGCAGCGCGTAGCGCGAGATCGCGCACAGACGGGCCGGCGCGCTTGCGGGCACGCTGCGCAGCGCGAGCGAGCGCCGCAGCGCGACGGTCTGTCGGCCCTCGGTCTGACCCTCGGCCCAGATCCAGCGCGCCCTCCAGCGCCCCGGTGCAAAGGTCATCGTCATGGCTGTCCTCCTGCCCGGCCGCCTGACCCGCGCCGCGCCGCCGTTGCATACTACGCCGCGACTCGGGGAGAGAACGCATGGGAAAGGGGCGCGGAATCCCGCGCCGCGCCTGGCTGTTGCTCGGCGCGGCGCTCTGGGTTTCGGCGGGCCTCGTCGCGCTGCGGACGGTTCCGTTCGGCGCGCACGCGCTCCGGCCCGACGCTGCCGACGCTGCCGACGCGATCGGGCACGGCGGCGTGCCGCTCGATCCGACCAGCCCGTGGCCGAAGTTCCGCGCGAACCCGCTGCAGAACGGGCGAAGCGGCGTCGAGCCGCGCGGCGATGCGCGGCGTGCGCCGTGGACGTTCCGCACCGGCAAGGGCGTGTTCAGCTCGCCGGTGATCGACGCCGAGGGAAACGTCTACGTCGGGTCGGCCGACCAGAGCTTCTACGCGCTCGACCGCGACGGGACGCTGCTCTGGAAGTTCGCGACCGGCGAGGTGATCGACTCGTCGGCGCTTCTCGACGACCGCGGACGGGTCTACTTCGGCTCGGGCGACGGTCACGTCTACGCGCTTGAGCGCGCGACCGGGGCGCTGGTCTGGAAGTTCCGCGCCGACACCGTGGCGGAGGTCGAGGCGCGCTACGGCGTCGAGTCGTACAACCTGGGCTGGTTCGAGGGGAACCTGGCCATGCTCCCCGACGGCACGCTGCTCGCGCCCAACGACAACTTCCTGATCTACGCGATCGACCGAGAGACCGGCGAGAAGAGGCGCGAGTTCCTGGGCAACGAGCTGATGTGGTCGCTGCCGGCGGTGAACGCGCGAAGCGGACGGATCTTCGCCGGCTCGCAGTTCCTGCTCTGGCGAAACGTGTTCGCGTTCGACGCGCGGACGGGCGAGCGCGCTT includes:
- a CDS encoding alpha-L-rhamnosidase gives rise to the protein MTMTFAPGRWRARWIWAEGQTEGRQTVALRRSLALRSVPASAPARLCAISRYALHVNGRELARGPVRANPRRQPYDVVDLAPHLREGENVIGVLAWRYGGANAWFLPPPAGSDLRFGAFVFEARVGGEWLASDESWSARVLDGWGETPPGGGIGGRGTELVDLRSLPADWCAPGGADPGWPRAVARRAMSWADTSTVHPPSYPGGPLAERPIAYPGGEPVEADGQRVVVGTLLLDAQIPAGETLTAHVSERVESGAVDPRDSAVSVAFVGDGTRRVCESLDLYGGRGIEIDSPPGAVVHSARIRERLYPVAGGAFFQCSDARLDALYAVGRRTVTICSLDSYVDCPTREQRAWTGDSVVHQMVDLTTNADWRLARWHPALTASPRPDGMLPMAVAGDLEQIDVTVIPDWALHWVHSVHNLYRYVGSHDEIARLLPVVEGVLRWFEPFLDEQGCAIDVFGWVLIDWSAVYTQGVCGALNGLLARALLEFAEMAAWAGDAGRARWALARHAALARGFERLWDGRRGRYVDSLDRGERLPMVSQHTQAAALVGGLVPDARVARVVAAMTDEASLVHAIFDKADGPAEPNSEIAIGAYTRRGPVPPPWWDVERQVVRAQPFFRYVVHDALAAAGRADLIPAQLLDWDRWAMKRCSTSFTECWAGGTVSHGWSATPTRDLVQRVLGITPAEPGFAVASIAPELGPLEWARGSAPCPAGPISVDVRASSIAVESPVPFDFGGRRYPQGSHRIARASTG